One Microplitis demolitor isolate Queensland-Clemson2020A chromosome 2, iyMicDemo2.1a, whole genome shotgun sequence DNA segment encodes these proteins:
- the Odv-e66-13 gene encoding uncharacterized protein Odv-e66-13: MNTYLTISLILISSVIILITLFILFQDNTQLHKINRRERDIATLDLKKNLRLFNTVNNEIREEDVSRIEKYSFDPKQRPHSDFQNWQYRAENLGEFIGFAIILLWNSITIDNEPVTDNIKKYLKIVEDIITRLLNALSRKFTNDEIPWGDTWRLFWIDLPTLFSMYQIIGTDDKLKRQCHRTIIKLIPSVDLKLKFDDFDPVIDFINMSIPRLVTNYFYNHPGFIADQKNYKFTDLKNYLSKKYNKGDEISDGIYQDLSAVMHDDVINYGEFFRIINSLQFPDFYAAICSSLNLSSNLYNFSKKLIPKLLHPSINYTTLGLMFSNAMRTSQYPYWGITGTLGVFIFPFGGIGLFKTDKFSFSVKIQQSGIASFEKYSGNIYSEAPGWIQLRKIYFKDKNYADFVDWNVLKNEPGIISYADDKCPVLESSVKKFYSSKSKCNFIGRLNTYDLLFWRSEYFIDNLINCHVLEVGIVTDNGLESIYRINNRYNVAIKFQYDDKSNSGLLKCSINQTSLELMDGCVSIQPGETVTFNWRMLIDDSVKSKMNISAMNNFKFEYRNFSYLIESQNMPEYFTVKQNDEDVLLGSSIPTETDSISYESTVWERDIETMMYEKRVA, from the coding sequence ATGAATACATACTTGacaatatcattaatattaattagctcagtaattatattaataacccTATTCATCTTATTTCAAGATAATACTCAATTACATAAGATAAATCGAAGAGAGCGTGATATTGCCACCttagatctaaaaaaaaacctcagATTATTCAATACAGTAAACAATGAAATAAGAGAAGAAGATGTATCAAGaatcgaaaaatattcattCGATCCGAAACAACGACCACACAGTGATTTTCAAAACTGGCAATATCGAGCTGAAAATTTAGGGGAATTTATTGGATTTGCTATCATACTGCTTTGGAATTCGATCACAATAGACAATGAGCCTGTCAcagataacataaaaaaatatttgaaaatagtcGAAGACATTATCACGCGTCTTCTGAATGCTTTGTCCCGAAAATTTACTAATGACGAAATACCCTGGGGTGATACATGGCGATTGTTTTGGATCGACTTGCCAACATTGTTCTCAATGTACCAAATAATCGGTACTGATGACAAATTAAAACGCCAATGTCATCGAACGATCATAAAATTGATCCCTTCCGTGGACTTGAAGCTTAAATTTGATGACTTTGATCCCGTGatcgattttataaatatgtcgATACCCCGTTTGGTgacgaattatttttataatcacccAGGTTTTATAGcagatcaaaaaaattataaatttactgatctgaaaaattatttatcaaaaaagtaTAACAAAGGTGACGAAATTAGCGATGGAATTTATCAAGATTTATCAGCAGTGATGCATGATGACGTAATAAATTATGGTGAATTTTTCCGTATTATCAATTCGCTGCAATTTCCTGATTTTTATGCCGCCATTTGCTCGAGTCTCAACTTGTCATCAAATTTGTACAATTTCAGCAAAAAACTGATTCCGAAACTCCTCCATCCGTCAATTAATTATACGACTCTTGGACTAATGTTCAGCAACGCTATGAGAACTAGTCAGTATCCGTATTGGGGTATTACGGGCACATTGGGTGTATTCATATTTCCATTTGGTGGAATCGGTCTGTTTAAAACCGATAAGTTTTCATTTTCGGTGAAGATACAGCAGTCGGGCATTGCCAGTTTCGAAAAATACAGTGGCAATATTTATTCGGAAGCTCCGGGTTGGATCCAATTACggaagatttattttaaagataaaaattatgctGACTTTGTTGATTGGAATGTCTTAAAAAATGAACCGGGAATAATTTCTTATGCAGACGATAAATGTCCGGTACTCGAGtcttcagttaaaaaattttacagttcaaAAAGTAAATGCAATTTTATTGGACGCTTGAATACTTACGATCTTTTATTCTGGAGATCCgagtattttattgataatttaataaattgtcatgTGTTAGAAGTTGGAATCGTGACGGACAATGGATTGGAGTCGATTTATAGAATCAATAATCGATATAATGTTGCGATTAAATTTCAGTATGATGATAAGAGTAATAGTGGCCTGTTGAAGTGTTCAATTAACCAGACATCGTTGGAATTAATGGACGGGTGTGTCAGTATCCAACCGGGTGAAACTGTGACATTTAATTGGCGAATGCTGATTGACGATAGtgttaaaagtaaaatgaatatttctgcaatgaataattttaaatttgagtatCGGAATTTTAGTTATTTGATAGAGTCACAAAACATGCCAGAGTATTTTACAGTTAAGCAGAATGATGAAGATGTCTTGCTTGGGAGCTCTATTCCTACTGAAACAGATTCTATCTCGTATGAAAGTACTGTTTGGGAAAGAGATATTGAAACAATGATGTATGAAAAACGAGTTGCTTAA
- the LOC128667283 gene encoding histone H1-like, with the protein MVETSATSAPVEEKAPAKVDSPTKPAKKLASKVTHPSAAEMVTSAIKTLGERGGSSVQAIKKYIAATYMVDVDKQAPFIKKFLKSAVTKEILIQTKGKGASGSFKLASTKASKPKVAGDKKAAKKPAAKKPATKKPPGEAKAAKSPASPKKAAVKKPSSPKKPAAKSPAKPKATASPKAKKATKAPTAKPKSPKPKKTATKVAKSPAKKTAAIN; encoded by the coding sequence ATGGTTGAGACATCCGCAACTTCGGCTCCAGTTGAAGAGAAAGCTCCGGCTAAGGTTGATTCGCCAACGAAACCTGCGAAGAAACTAGCATCCAAGGTGACTCACCCAAGTGCTGCTGAAATGGTCACTTCTGCTATCAAAACTCTTGGTGAACGTGGAGGATCATCAGTTCAAGCCATCAAGAAGTACATCGCTGCAACCTACATGGTTGACGTCGACAAGCAAGCACCGTTCATCAAGAAGTTCCTCAAGTCAGCAGTCACCAAAGAAATCTTGATTCAAACCAAAGGAAAAGGCGCTTCTGGGTCATTCAAACTAGCATCCACCAAAGCATCTAAACCCAAGGTTGCTGGCGACAAGAAAGCAGCTAAAAAACCTGCAGCCAAGAAACCAGCAACTAAGAAACCACCTGGTGAAGCCAAAGCTGCTAAGTCGCCTGCATCACCTAAAAAGGCAGCAGTCAAGAAACCAAGTTCGCCCAAAAAACCAGCTGCCAAATCTCCAGCCAAGCCTAAGGCAACAGCTTCTCCAAAGGCTAAGAAAGCAACCAAGGCTCCAACGGCGAAACCAAAGTCACCCAAACCTAAAAAGACTGCAACAAAAGTTGCCAAATCTCCAGCTAAAAAAACTGCagccataaattaa